AACAACCAAAGAGTGGCAGCACTTTAGCAGAAGTTGGTTCTAAATATTTTAATGATTTGGTTTCCAGATCATTTTTCCAACATTCTAACACCAATAAAGATTTATTTGTGATGCACGATCTCATGCATGATTTAGCAATATTCTATGGTGGAAAGTTCTTTTCTAGAAACTTTGAACTCGAAACTGCAGACAAGCATGATGCTTGTCCTCGTCCTCGTCATCTTTCATATAATGATTGGATCGATGATTTGCTATTCTCAGAGATCTTGGAAGTATGTGGTTGTTTAAAAAATGCAAGGACATTGCTTTATGTCGGTTCTGGTGTATGGGATGTTTCCCCAGGGGAATATGATCCTTGTCGCTTACTTGCACAGTTGAAGCACTTAAGGGTTTTGTCATTTCAATTCCTTCCTCTTGATGATTCAATAAGTGATTTGATCCATTTGCGTTATTTGGATCTCTCTTATACACCTATGGTGACATTGCCAGAGTCAATGAGCAAATTGTATAATTTACAAACACTGAAGTTGAAGGGTGCATATCTAGAAAAGCTTCCAAGCAACATGCAGGATCTTGTAAATTTGCTTCATTTGGATCTCTCTTATACGGAAATTGAGGTATTGCCCGAGTCATTGAGCGAATTGCATAATTTACAAACGTTGAAGTTGAGAGAGtgtgaaaacttgaaaaagcttCCAAGCAAGATGAAAGATCTTATAAATTTGCACCATCTCGATATTGAAGGTACTGAAATAGAAGAGATGCCGAAACGGATGAGTAAATTAAAAGACCTGCAGATTTTATGTTACTATATTGTTGGCGAGCACGAAGAGAATGGGATAGGGGAATTGGGAGGACTTGTAAATCTTCAAGGGTTATTTAGTATTAAGAAATTAGAGAATGTGGTTGATAGCAGTGAAGCTTGGAAGGCAAGGATGGTTGACAAGAAATACATCAGTCATTTATGCTTGAAGTGGTCATCAGGTGAAGATAGTGATATTGTTGATTTCCAAATCGAAAAAGATGTGCTTAGCAAATTAGAACCTCACAATGACCTGAAATTTCTAGAAATAAATGGTTACAGGGGTACCGTGTTTCCGGATTGGGTAGGACAGTCTTCGTACCATAACATGACTGCATTGTATCTGACTGGATGCTGTAATTGTTTAGTGCTTCCTTCACTTGGACAGTTACCCGCTCTAACGAGACTGGAGATTTCACATTGTGATATGGTGAAGATGATTGGTGGGTCATTCTATAAGGGTGATGGAACACATCAGCATCAGGAGACACCCTTCCGATCCCTTAAATATCTGACTATTCAAAAACTGCCTTGCTGGGAGGAATGGGAGTCTTATGAATgtgatgatgacgatgatgcaCCATTTCCGAAACTTGAGGAGCTCCGTATTTATAACTGTCCTAAGTTAAGAGGAGATTTGCCCACTTTCCTTCCGTCTTTGAAAAAACTTATCATTGAAAGATGCGAGGAGCTTGGTTGTTATCTGCCAAGAGCTCCCATCATTCGCGAATTAAGAATATTTGGCAACCAGGAAGCAAGAATGCGGGACCTACCACTTTTACTGCAACTACTAAGAATCGAAGGAAAGCAGCTTGTGGATTCTCTGTTTGAGGCCATGGCCATGACCCACACCCAACCAACCTCTCTCACGGAGTTAAGTATCTCAAATTGCTCATCAGTGGTATCATTTCCAGGGGATGCTTTGCCCCCTTCGTTGAAACAGTTGCGCGTATACGATTGCAAGAATGTAGAATTCCCAATGCAACACCAACAACATGAGTCACTAAGGAGTCTTACAATAAACAACAGCTGTGATTCGCTTACATCCTTCGCATTCCCAGCGTTCCCGAATCTCAATGATCTGAGAATTGAAAGATGTGAAAATTTGACATCTCTGGAGCTGTCACAGTCACAGTCCCTCGAACTATTAACGGTTGAAGAATGCCCTAAGCTGGAGAACATAATAAGGCTGCCTGCCTCTTTAAGTCTACTCCAAATCGACAAATGTCCGTTGTTGGGTGAAGGCATAGAGAGGAAGGACCCCCACATTTGGCCATCCATTTCCCACATCCCCATTATTTATGTTGACGGCACAAGGATCCTCCGTGACTCAACATCTTAAAACAGGTAACTCTTTTGCTGTCTCTTCCCCAAAGGCACTTCATCTTCaccaacatcaaattcattctTTCATACATTATATTATCATTaacataattttattcttaCTGAATTTCATCAacccattttatttttttgtattaacaaGTCATGCTGCTTGTTTATCAAATCTACTCTACACTGTTTCAAATCATGTGTCTCATGTCCTTCTACTAGTATAAAACTTTATCCTCTGTCATAACACTGTTAATCACCACTACAGCACATGGTCGGGGCAAATTTAGTTATCATGATAACAGAAAGGAATTCTGAGGCATGCCTTTTGACCAAAACTTGACTTTTCAGTTTTGAGTTGCATTATATGGTTGTTAGTGTATCATAACTCGTAATTCAATTGGCCCATCTTCGCCATCACTCGTCTACTTCACTTTTTAAGCTTCTCTTCGACGGTTGCACAACAAAATAGTAAGACATTTGGTCTCTTTTTTGCAGGAAGCATCTCGGATAAAGAGTTTGGCTGATATTCTCTGCAGTTGACAATTcataattttgtgatttttcggATAAAAAGATATGTCCTTGTAAGAAAAAAAGCATTTATGCCCCCCAACTATATATTCCTGACTTCCTGTACTTGATTTGCTACACtttcctaaatcctaattttccTTACTTTTGTTGCAGTAACATTTTTGGGCTGCCTTGACCACCTTCCTTTTGCTATTTCCTCCCCTTCCAATTCAATGTTGAGTTTCTTACTGCTTTTGCTGGTCTTGCCTTGAGAGTTGTAAGCAACTTTTCACTTTTTCATTGCATCCATAtttgtttcatttttcttcttctgtaaTGTGAACGAACATGTACATTATTGCTTAATGCCTTCTTGCCTTCTTCGTATGAATAATGGAATATAGATAAAATGGAAGAAAATATGATCTAGGAATATACAATTTTAATTCTAGTCAAATAATGATGCCTTGAGAAGCTTAATTAATTTTCGTAATTTTACCAAAGGTATTCAGGTAAAATTTTAAGTTACTCATTGTTTCATTGCATGATGCATATTATACTACTAAAACCATGTTTTCCTAAGATTAATTTTATTGGCACTGTTACCTCTGAATTTTGGTCATTCTGGTAGTTACATATTATGAATGTCACTAGGGCTATATATATTGGACTTGTACCCTCACTCTATCATATAGAGCACCAATGACTGTAGAGTGTAGAGAGTAGATGCATCAGTTCTCATTGATTTAACCACCATGTATCTTAATCACTAAGCATATTCAAATTACATAGCAGTTGAGGACAAGGACATTGCAAGCAACAAATTACATTCTTAGTGatgtttgttatttatttattttttcttgtggtagctataatattaatatatgttGCTATGTTCTTCAGGTTGATAGGGTATGTAATGTCCCAagcttttttttctattattactaTCTTACcctttaattttatcaaaattcctACATTACCCTTATTCCTCCTacccaaccctaaccctaaattGCTAAACAACTTCCACTCTTCCTCATCAACCACAGCCCCCTTCTTTTCAAAACTCACACCATACACAAATACACCCacgtagaaaaaaaaaagagagagaacgGTAGAAGGGCTGCTGCCTCCATGCCTCACCGCCGAAGTTCTGCTGCTGCCAAGTCGCCATTGACATCAACCCTAGAAAAAGAGGGAGTCTGCGAGTTGAAGGAAGTTGGAGGAGTGTCGCTGCCATTAGCATTTTGCGGTGCCGCCATCATGGTCGCCGAGAAGGAGGAGGACCCGCGAGGAAGAGGGACGCGGTCAGTCTCATCGTCATCAGATCCGTCTTTGCCGATGGAGACCCCATCGCCAAGCTACTGCACCGCCGCTGCCACTGTGGGTTTCCGGGAAGAGGAGCTCTAGCGGGAGAGAGAGAACGAGAGAGTTCGCAGAAAGAGAAACATCACCATACACGAACAGAGGGGGGAGGAGGAACTCACCGGAGGAAAAGGAGACTCGTCGCCAGGAATGGCGGTACCGTCGCCGGAAAATACGCCGGAGCTTCCAAACTCACCGGCAACACTACCTTGCCACTGTTCTGGTCTAGCTTCTTCCCTTAGTCTGTCCTGTTTTCACCTTATCTCTGCCACTGATTCATTTTTCTACCTTGTccttgttttgatttatttttgtctttattcTGTTTTGGATCTTCCAGAATTTTATCTGCCTTTGTCTCTGTATTCGATTTGAAATGACTGCCTGGTGTTGTGGTCATTGTCGCTGTCGTGAGACACACTCTGGGTTTAGTCTCTTCGGTCCGTTAGGACCATGCTGTGAGTAggctttatatttataattgtttgatcgtgcatctataattatttttacatatatcTATTATGATCTTTGAATTATACTCATTATATTTGTCTAGAACAGTTTTAAATTGATTagaataattgatttattaaaaattgaataattcaTTTTTATGAAGTTTATACCTTCGGAACTATACATGAgaccatatatatttttttatgaagttttgcattattttaaattgtttgaaTTTACTTGAATATCTGTTTTTGAAGCATTGAAGTATTTGTTGGTATTCACTTAGTTTAAAGATTGTGAAATATATTTGAAATgtgttatgattgaaaaacTATGATAGGAAAGGATTCTGATGAGAAAGTATAATATGATCTGATTTGATTCGATACcttatatatttgaaagatTAAAGATTTGTGTGTTTATATGCATCTGACTCAGACTCAATCTAGCAGAGGTGTTGCTAGCTTAATGTAAAAGCCACGCGTTAGATCTGTTATTCTATTAGGACACACAAGAGGAAATGGCTACACATAGAGGTGGAGCCGCCCATGTGTggacttttgatttgatttctgtatgagaactcccttattgattcacttattattattaactattattttctaattaaagttACTTTGATAATAATGTTTATATGGTCTCATGTCGATTATAAATGTATTGTCTAGTCACTGAGTTGTAAACTcatccctttttttttaaaaaatatttttcaggaaCAACTACTTGACTATGTGAAACTTTTTATTCAAGAGTAACAATCTGCAGCGAGTACGTATTCTTTGTCGAGTTCCTAGATGTATATGCTCCATATGTCACAGGCAGGATCCAACcatttgtaattattttatttttgttaaaaatatatataactatttattttagaatttgtaaaatatttataactttCTTATTCAACTTATAATTGCGTCGGTTTAGGCTTGCTAAGGGACTATTTTCCTGAGCGCCGGTCATGACTCATTTTGGGTCGTGACAGGGTACATCAAGCATGTCATGAATTCCACCATGGCTCTATCAATTCAGAACTCTTTGGCGCCGTTCAGATCCCTGGGAGCTCCAAGATGGGGCGGTGGATTGTTAGTCACCCTTAGGATTTAGATAAAGCTGTAGACAATTGGAACGAGGAAAATAGGCTCTTTTTAGAAAGCTGTTAAGGCCATTTAGGTAAAGATAGGATAGTTAGTAGGAGTAGTTGTTAGGTTAGTTACTATAAAGGAATTGAGAATGTAATTGATGGGAATAAGGGTAGTGGCCTAAACAGTTAGTATTAGAAGGCTTGCTGAACTCATTGTAAAGCAAATTTTGATGTTGAATAAAAAAACTGGAGAGTACCGCCTCTCTTTCCTCTTGTGGAGTTCTTAACCTTGGTCTAAACAAAGTGTTACATTGGTGTTTTTGCCATTAACTTATGGAGAGATTGGTATTGAACATGGGGGTGGGGATGAGATTGATAGTAAAACTTGTCATGTTTCATTTGATGTTGACGGTAATGTTGCAGTCTCAAAAAATTTGGAAGCAtgtgataattttaaatttgcaaGAACATTGTTAAGGGATGCCCTTCCATTATTACAACCTCAAAGGAAATAGTCCTTGTGTATGACTTTTACTATCA
This sequence is a window from Arachis duranensis cultivar V14167 chromosome 2, aradu.V14167.gnm2.J7QH, whole genome shotgun sequence. Protein-coding genes within it:
- the LOC107475923 gene encoding putative disease resistance RPP13-like protein 1 isoform X6; amino-acid sequence: MAARFVGEAFLNSALGTIYDMLISPLLVNFIQRKKLNRKLVEKLETVLKAAHAVINDAERRQIEEEAVKDWLDRLKDAVYDAEDILDEVTTKAAIQKVQGNSLSRYVNLHSDGEIVTKIEEIIDALETIVNEKDGLGLKEIPVEDMSWRIPSTSLVGVHQIYGRDQDREAMVKLLLDVTNDGGISVIPMVGMGGIGKTTLAQMVYNDDQVKQKFDVKAWVCDGQEEFDVLKVTNAVMEATSSSCSSTELNTIQESLKKVLAGKKLLVVLDDMWSNNYDAWISFLKPFKSSNGAVMILVTTRLDSTADMVKTIPIYHLSLLGDDHCWSVFADHACLNSVESHSRSALEVVGRKIVKKCNGLALAAQTLGGLLRARKEVADWEFILRSEIWELPKKDSGILPALRISYHYLPSHLKRCFVYCSLFPKDYPFERDILVLLWMAEGLLQQPKSGSTLAEVGSKYFNDLVSRSFFQHSNTNKDLFVMHDLMHDLAIFYGGKFFSRNFELETADKHDACPRPRHLSYNDWIDDLLFSEILEVCGCLKNARTLLYVGSGVWDVSPGEYDPCRLLAQLKHLRVLSFQFLPLDDSISDLIHLRYLDLSYTPMVTLPESMSKLYNLQTLKLKGAYLEKLPSNMQDLVNLLHLDLSYTEIEVLPESLSELHNLQTLKLRECENLKKLPSKMKDLINLHHLDIEGTEIEEMPKRMSKLKDLQILCYYIVGEHEENGIGELGGLVNLQGLFSIKKLENVVDSSEAWKARMVDKKYISHLCLKWSSGEDSDIVDFQIEKDVLSKLEPHNDLKFLEINGYRGTVFPDWVGQSSYHNMTALYLTGCCNCLVLPSLGQLPALTRLEISHCDMVKMIGGSFYKGDGTHQHQETPFRSLKYLTIQKLPCWEEWESYECDDDDDAPFPKLEELRIYNCPKLRGDLPTFLPSLKKLIIERCEELGCYLPRAPIIRELRIFGNQEARMRDLPLLLQLLRIEGKQLVDSLFEAMAMTHTQPTSLTELSISNCSSVVSFPGDALPPSLKQLRINNCKNVEFPMQHQQHHSLRSLRIDNSCDSLTSLALPAFPNLKYLTIARLENLTSLEVSQSQSL
- the LOC107475923 gene encoding putative disease resistance RPP13-like protein 1 isoform X1, coding for MAARFVGEAFLNSALGTIYDMLISPLLVNFIQRKKLNRKLVEKLETVLKAAHAVINDAERRQIEEEAVKDWLDRLKDAVYDAEDILDEVTTKAAIQKVQGNSLSRYVNLHSDGEIVTKIEEIIDALETIVNEKDGLGLKEIPVEDMSWRIPSTSLVGVHQIYGRDQDREAMVKLLLDVTNDGGISVIPMVGMGGIGKTTLAQMVYNDDQVKQKFDVKAWVCDGQEEFDVLKVTNAVMEATSSSCSSTELNTIQESLKKVLAGKKLLVVLDDMWSNNYDAWISFLKPFKSSNGAVMILVTTRLDSTADMVKTIPIYHLSLLGDDHCWSVFADHACLNSVESHSRSALEVVGRKIVKKCNGLALAAQTLGGLLRARKEVADWEFILRSEIWELPKKDSGILPALRISYHYLPSHLKRCFVYCSLFPKDYPFERDILVLLWMAEGLLQQPKSGSTLAEVGSKYFNDLVSRSFFQHSNTNKDLFVMHDLMHDLAIFYGGKFFSRNFELETADKHDACPRPRHLSYNDWIDDLLFSEILEVCGCLKNARTLLYVGSGVWDVSPGEYDPCRLLAQLKHLRVLSFQFLPLDDSISDLIHLRYLDLSYTPMVTLPESMSKLYNLQTLKLKGAYLEKLPSNMQDLVNLLHLDLSYTEIEVLPESLSELHNLQTLKLRECENLKKLPSKMKDLINLHHLDIEGTEIEEMPKRMSKLKDLQILCYYIVGEHEENGIGELGGLVNLQGLFSIKKLENVVDSSEAWKARMVDKKYISHLCLKWSSGEDSDIVDFQIEKDVLSKLEPHNDLKFLEINGYRGTVFPDWVGQSSYHNMTALYLTGCCNCLVLPSLGQLPALTRLEISHCDMVKMIGGSFYKGDGTHQHQETPFRSLKYLTIQKLPCWEEWESYECDDDDDAPFPKLEELRIYNCPKLRGDLPTFLPSLKKLIIERCEELGCYLPRAPIIRELRIFGNQEARMRDLPLLLQLLRIEGKQLVDSLFEAMAMTHTQPTSLTELSISNCSSVVSFPGDALPPSLKQLRVYDCKNVEFPMQHQQHESLRSLTINNSCDSLTSFAFPAFPNLNDLRIERCENLTSLELSQSQSLELLTVEECPKLENIIRLPASLSLLQIDKCPLLGEGIERKDPHIWPSISHIPIIYVDGTRILRDSTS